In Misgurnus anguillicaudatus unplaced genomic scaffold, ASM2758022v2 HiC_scaffold_39, whole genome shotgun sequence, a single genomic region encodes these proteins:
- the LOC129425587 gene encoding uncharacterized protein — translation MQMDALKSNRGHKIVVSSSLYTKNMYHIVSFLDTQEVEVVPAVWVKNGICLWPPYKGEGIQRATKCLEQPRESWSAYKIKIMYTAESYGEARRKLPLAELQTDLQSEAELESQRPPKRKTKRNRRLLEDYDTDDEAIAPQKDNLPHAPQIQPPPKRICSSTEVQPSPQRQPQPSICPQKSSCLTRIPETPGPSLLDISPSIEMQERNLGSSLRQAIDMPEPMPTLPFHNTPSSARSSQHITGHQNETTLQSPDHAVESLWHYDSLTPRVQTKRLPSNDPFQRSILHDILTKLEIVMEQQRRLVRMVQDLKQNNVGEITEDNHLTPKYFPVEDLRSLTSLESDLQSAPETRRKVVLELGLLGGVDLKDTVWRIMKQAIKNDFAKTINWRGLNGKTPFQNLELKSVVIEAVRRNPVCAQITEQEVEQVIRRWFYFAGDREGGRKKRTLQNLNFNN, via the exons atgcaaatGGACGCTTTAAAGTCCAACAGGGGACACAAGATTGTTGTTAGTTCTTCACTCTACACAA AAAACATGTACCACATTGTGAGCTTTCTTGATACCCAAGAAGTGGAGGTTGTGCCAGCAGTCTGGGTAAAAAATGGGATTTGTTTATGGCCTCCATATAAGGGTGAAGGAATTCAGAGGGCAACCAAGTGTTTGGAGCAACCTAGGGAGTCTTGGTCtgcttataaaataaaaattatgtataCTGCAG AAAGCTATGGTGAAGCACGCCGGAAGCTGCCGCTTGCTGAGCTACAGACTGATCTCCAGTCTGAGGCAGAGCTTGAGTCCCAGAGGCCACCAAAACGCAAAACAAA ACGAAACCGGCGCCTTTTGGAAGATTATGACACTGATGACGAGGCTATTGCACCCCAAAAAGACAATTTGCCACATGCCCCGCAAATACAACCACCACCTAAAAGGATTTGTTCATCTACTGAGGTACAACCAAGTCCTCAAAGACAACCTCAACCCTCCATATGTCCTCAGAAGTCCTCGTGTCTGACACGGATCCCAGAAACTCCAGGCCCATCCTTGTTGGACATAAGCCCTTCAATTGAAATGCAAGAGAGAAATCTTGGGTCTTCATTACGCCAAGCAATAGATATGCCTGAACCGATGCCTACCCTGCCTTTTCACAATACACCGTCTTCTGCCAGATCATCACAGCATATCACAGGACATCAAAATGAAACCACTTTACAGTCTCCTGATCACGCAGTGGAATCACTGTGGCATTATGACTCTTTGACTCCCAGAGTCCAGACAAAGCGCCTCCCAAGCAACGATCCATTCCAGAGAT CAATTCTTCATGACATTTTGACAAAACTTGAAATAGTTATGGAGCAGCAAAGACGTCTTGTAAGAATGGTTCAAGATCTCAAACAAAACAATGTTGGTGAGATCACGGAGGATAACCACTTAACTCCAAAATATTTTCCAGTTGAAGATTTAAGATCATTAACTTCCCTGGAAAGTGATCTTCAATCCGCACCGGAAACGAGACGAAAAGTG gTACTCGAACTTGGATTGCTGGGTGGGGTGGACTTGAAGGATACGGTTTGGAGAATAATGAAGCAGGCGATTAAAAATGACTTTGCTAAAACCATTAACTGGAGAGGTTTAAATGGAAAAACGCCATTCCAAAATTTGGAGCTTAAAAGTGTTGTCATTG AGGCTGTAAGAAGAAATCCAGTTTGTGCCCAAATTACTGAGCAGGAGGTTGAACAAGTTATTAGACGGTGGTTTTACTTTGCTGGTGATCGTGAGGGTGGCAGAAAAAAAAGAACAttacaaaatttaaattttaataactga